The Virgibacillus phasianinus genome includes a window with the following:
- the rpsS gene encoding 30S ribosomal protein S19, which translates to MGRSLKKGPFADDHLLKKIDKLNEDDKKQVLKTWSRRSTIFPTFIGHTVAVYDGRKHVPVYVTEDMVGHKLGEFAPSRTYKGHAGDDKKTKR; encoded by the coding sequence ATGGGTCGTAGTTTAAAAAAGGGACCTTTTGCAGATGACCATCTATTGAAAAAGATCGATAAACTTAATGAAGACGACAAAAAGCAGGTTCTAAAAACATGGTCACGTCGTTCAACTATTTTCCCTACATTTATCGGACACACTGTGGCTGTATATGACGGACGCAAACATGTTCCGGTTTATGTTACAGAAGATATGGTCGGACATAAATTAGGTGAATTCGCGCCAAGCCGTACGTACAAAGGACACGCTGGCGATGACAAGAAAACAAAACGCTAA
- the rplB gene encoding 50S ribosomal protein L2, which produces MAIKKYRPTTNGRRGMTTSDFAEITTDTPEKSLLSPLYKRGGRNNQGKLTVRHQGGGHKRQYRMIDFKRDKDGIRGRVATIEYDPNRSANIALINYVDGEKRYILAPKGIKVGQEIESGKDADIKLGNTLPLQNIPVGTIIHNIELKPGRGGQLARSAGAEAQILGREEKYTLVRLASGEVRLILSTCRATIGQVGNIEHELIKIGKAGRSRWLGKRPTVRGSVMNPNDHPHGGGEGRAPIGRKSPMSPWGKPTLGYKTRKRNKPTDKFIVRKRKK; this is translated from the coding sequence ATGGCGATTAAAAAGTATAGACCTACCACAAACGGTAGACGCGGAATGACAACTTCTGATTTCGCAGAGATTACAACAGATACTCCAGAAAAATCCTTGTTAAGCCCGTTGTATAAACGCGGTGGACGTAATAACCAAGGAAAATTAACTGTTCGTCATCAAGGTGGCGGTCATAAACGTCAATACCGTATGATTGATTTCAAACGTGATAAAGATGGAATACGCGGACGCGTTGCTACGATCGAATATGATCCAAACCGTTCAGCTAACATTGCATTAATTAATTATGTTGATGGAGAGAAGAGATATATCTTAGCTCCTAAAGGAATCAAAGTAGGTCAGGAAATTGAATCCGGCAAAGATGCAGATATTAAACTAGGAAACACACTTCCACTTCAAAACATTCCAGTGGGTACTATTATTCACAACATTGAATTGAAGCCAGGACGCGGTGGCCAGCTAGCAAGATCTGCAGGTGCTGAGGCACAAATTCTTGGACGTGAAGAGAAATATACGTTAGTACGTTTAGCTTCTGGAGAAGTGCGTTTAATTCTTTCTACTTGCCGCGCAACGATCGGTCAAGTCGGAAACATTGAACACGAGCTTATCAAAATTGGTAAAGCAGGACGTTCTCGTTGGTTAGGCAAGCGCCCTACTGTACGTGGTTCTGTTATGAACCCTAATGATCACCCGCATGGTGGTGGTGAAGGACGCGCGCCAATCGGACGTAAATCACCTATGTCTCCTTGGGGTAAACCAACTCTTGGATATAAGACTCGTAAACGCAACAAACCTACCGATAAATTTATCGTTCGTAAGCGTAAAAAATAA
- the rplW gene encoding 50S ribosomal protein L23, producing the protein MKDPRDIIKRPVITENTADLMADKKYTFEVYPKANKTEIKDAVELVFGVKVVKVNTMNLKGKFKRMGRYGGYRSDRKKAIVQLSEDSKELDFFEG; encoded by the coding sequence ATGAAAGATCCACGTGATATTATTAAGCGCCCTGTCATTACAGAAAATACTGCTGATTTAATGGCAGACAAAAAATATACGTTTGAAGTTTACCCAAAAGCAAATAAAACAGAGATTAAAGACGCTGTTGAATTAGTTTTTGGTGTAAAAGTAGTTAAAGTAAACACAATGAATCTAAAAGGTAAATTCAAGCGAATGGGTCGTTACGGCGGATACCGTTCTGATCGCAAGAAAGCTATTGTACAGCTTTCAGAGGATAGCAAAGAGCTAGACTTCTTTGAAGGCTAA
- the rplD gene encoding 50S ribosomal protein L4 → MPKVALLKQDGSKAGEVELNDSVFGIEPNEHVLHDAVVMQQASLRQGTHAVKNRSDVRGGGRKPWRQKGTGRARQGSIRSPQWVGGGVVFGPTPRSYSYKLPRKVRRLALQSAYSSKVKEENLVVLENIAIDAPKTKEVVNMLTALEVDTKVLIVTADKDENVIRSANNLQSVKVLTVEQVNVLDLLTHDKLILTKEAAEKAGEVLA, encoded by the coding sequence ATGCCTAAAGTAGCACTATTAAAACAAGATGGTTCCAAAGCTGGAGAAGTAGAATTGAATGATTCCGTGTTTGGCATCGAGCCAAATGAACATGTATTGCATGATGCGGTAGTAATGCAGCAAGCATCACTGCGTCAAGGTACACATGCGGTTAAAAATCGTTCTGACGTTCGCGGCGGTGGTCGTAAACCATGGCGTCAAAAAGGCACAGGTCGTGCTCGTCAAGGTTCAATCCGTTCACCGCAATGGGTTGGTGGGGGAGTTGTATTTGGCCCAACGCCACGAAGCTACAGCTATAAGCTTCCTAGAAAAGTTCGTCGCTTAGCGCTTCAATCTGCTTACTCTTCAAAAGTGAAGGAAGAGAATTTGGTAGTTTTAGAAAACATCGCAATCGATGCACCTAAAACAAAAGAAGTAGTTAATATGCTAACAGCACTTGAAGTTGATACTAAAGTGTTAATTGTAACAGCAGACAAAGACGAGAATGTAATTCGTTCTGCTAACAACCTTCAATCAGTAAAAGTACTTACTGTTGAACAAGTTAATGTCTTAGACTTGCTTACGCATGACAAGCTGATCTTGACTAAAGAGGCAGCTGAAAAAGCAGGGGAGGTGCTTGCATAA
- the rplC gene encoding 50S ribosomal protein L3, which yields MTKAILGRKIGMTQLFSENGELVPVTVIQAEPNVVLQKRTLENDGYEAIQLGFSEAKGKHVNKAKKGHAEKANTETKRYVREFRNANLDEYEVGQEVGVDVFKTGDKIDVSGKSKGKGFQGAIKRHNQQRGPMGHGSHFHRSPGSMGMAADPARVFKGTKLPGQMGSETVTIQNLEIVSVDAERNLLLVKGNVPGAKKSFVKITSAIRAN from the coding sequence ATGACGAAAGCAATCTTAGGTCGTAAAATTGGCATGACTCAATTGTTCTCTGAAAACGGCGAATTAGTGCCAGTAACAGTGATTCAAGCTGAACCAAACGTAGTTCTACAAAAAAGAACCTTAGAAAACGACGGTTATGAGGCTATTCAACTTGGCTTTTCAGAAGCAAAAGGAAAACATGTTAATAAAGCAAAAAAAGGTCATGCTGAAAAAGCAAACACAGAAACTAAGCGCTACGTTCGTGAATTCCGTAACGCAAACCTTGACGAGTATGAAGTAGGTCAAGAAGTTGGCGTTGATGTATTTAAGACAGGCGATAAGATTGATGTATCTGGAAAATCAAAAGGGAAAGGTTTCCAAGGGGCTATTAAACGTCACAATCAGCAACGTGGTCCAATGGGACATGGTTCACATTTCCACAGAAGTCCAGGTTCAATGGGGATGGCGGCTGACCCAGCACGTGTCTTCAAAGGAACTAAATTGCCTGGTCAAATGGGTAGTGAAACTGTAACAATCCAGAACTTAGAAATTGTCAGTGTAGACGCTGAACGTAACCTATTACTAGTTAAAGGTAATGTTCCTGGTGCAAAAAAATCATTCGTAAAAATCACGAGTGCAATAAGGGCTAACTAA
- the rpsJ gene encoding 30S ribosomal protein S10, which yields MAKEKIRIRLKAYDHRILDQSAEKIVETAKRSGANVSGPIPLPTEKSVYTVLRAVHKYKDSREQFEMRTHKRLIDIVNPTPQTVDSLMRLDLPSGVDIEIKL from the coding sequence ATGGCAAAAGAAAAGATTAGAATCCGTTTAAAGGCGTATGATCACCGTATTTTAGATCAATCTGCTGAGAAAATTGTAGAGACAGCGAAACGTTCTGGTGCAAATGTTTCAGGACCTATTCCGTTGCCTACTGAGAAATCTGTTTATACTGTATTGCGTGCGGTGCACAAATACAAAGATTCGCGTGAGCAATTTGAAATGCGTACACATAAACGGTTAATCGATATTGTGAATCCAACACCACAAACAGTTGATTCGCTAATGCGTCTTGACTTACCATCAGGTGTGGATATTGAAATTAAATTATAA
- the tuf gene encoding elongation factor Tu, producing MAKEKFDRSKSHVNIGTIGHVDHGKTTLTAAISIVMHKKSGKGTVMAYDQIDGAPEEKERGITISTSHVEYETDSRHYAHVDCPGHADYVKNMITGAAQMDGAILVVSSADGPMPQTREHILLSRNVGVPSIVVFLNKTDMVDDEELLELVEMEVRDLLTEYDFPGDDVPVIKGSALKAIEGDPEYEAKIVELMDAVDEYIPNPERDTDKPFMMPVEDVFSITGRGTVATGRVERGQVKVGDDVEIIGLNEKPAKTTVTGVEMFRKLLDYAEAGDNIGALLRGVAREDIGRGQVLAKPGTITPHTNFKAEVYVLSKEEGGRHTPFFGNYRPQFYFRTTDVTGVIQLPEGVEMVMPGDNIEMTVELISPIAIEDGTRFSIREGGRTVGSGVVSSIVK from the coding sequence ATGGCTAAAGAAAAATTTGACCGCTCAAAAAGTCACGTGAATATTGGAACTATTGGACACGTTGACCATGGTAAAACAACTTTAACTGCAGCAATCTCTATCGTAATGCACAAGAAATCTGGTAAAGGTACAGTAATGGCTTATGACCAAATTGATGGTGCTCCAGAAGAAAAAGAGCGTGGTATTACAATCTCTACATCACACGTTGAATATGAAACAGATTCTCGTCACTATGCACACGTTGACTGCCCAGGTCACGCTGACTATGTTAAAAACATGATCACTGGTGCTGCACAAATGGACGGAGCAATCCTAGTAGTATCATCTGCAGATGGCCCTATGCCACAAACTCGTGAGCACATCCTGTTATCACGTAACGTTGGTGTTCCATCAATCGTTGTATTCCTTAACAAAACAGATATGGTAGATGACGAAGAACTTCTAGAACTAGTAGAAATGGAAGTTCGTGATTTACTAACTGAGTATGACTTCCCTGGTGATGATGTACCAGTAATTAAAGGTTCTGCTCTTAAAGCTATCGAAGGCGATCCTGAATACGAAGCTAAAATCGTTGAATTGATGGACGCAGTTGACGAATATATTCCAAATCCAGAACGCGACACTGACAAGCCATTCATGATGCCAGTTGAGGACGTATTCTCAATTACCGGCCGTGGTACAGTAGCAACTGGCCGTGTTGAGCGTGGTCAAGTTAAAGTCGGTGATGATGTAGAAATCATCGGTCTTAATGAAAAACCAGCTAAAACAACTGTAACTGGTGTTGAAATGTTCCGTAAGCTTCTAGATTATGCTGAAGCTGGCGACAACATTGGCGCATTACTACGTGGTGTAGCTCGTGAAGATATTGGACGTGGTCAAGTACTTGCAAAGCCAGGTACAATCACTCCACATACTAATTTCAAAGCTGAAGTTTATGTATTGTCAAAAGAAGAAGGCGGACGTCATACTCCATTCTTCGGTAATTATCGCCCGCAGTTCTATTTCCGTACTACTGACGTAACTGGCGTTATCCAGTTGCCAGAAGGCGTTGAAATGGTAATGCCTGGTGATAACATTGAAATGACTGTTGAACTTATTTCACCAATCGCTATTGAAGACGGTACTCGCTTCTCAATTCGTGAAGGCGGACGTACAGTTGGATCTGGTGTTGTATCATCAATCGTAAAATAA
- the fusA gene encoding elongation factor G, whose product MARDFSLEKTRNIGIMAHIDAGKTTTTERILFYTGRIHKIGETHEGASQMDWMEQEQERGITITSAATTAAWKEHRINIIDTPGHVDFTVEVERSLRVLDGAVTVLDAQSGVEPQTETVWRQATTYGVPRTVFINKMDKIGADFLYSTGTLKERLGANAHPVQLPIGAEDDFEGIIDLVTMKAFYYEDDLGTRADSREIPAEYKDKAEELRAGLIEAVSELDEDLMMKYLEGEEISNEELKKAIRQATLNVEFYPVFCGSAFKNKGVQLMLDGVIDYLPAPTDVPPIEGIVPGTEEEVTRASDDKAPFSALAFKVMTDPYVGKLTFFRVYSGTLDSGSYVKNSVKDKRERVGRILQMHANSREEISTVYSGEIAAAVGLKDTSTGDTLCDEKNLVILESMDFPEPVIGVAIEPKTKADQDKMAIALGKLAEEDPTFRTETNVETGQTIISGMGELHLDIIVDRLKREFKVDANVGAPQVAYRETFRGSAEVEGKFVRQSGGRGQYGHVWVKFEPNEEGAGFEFTNKIVGGTVPREYIGSVETGIKEATETGVLAGYPLIDIKATLYDGSYHDVDSNEMAFKIAGSMALKAAKSKCKAVLLEPIEKVEIVIPEEYMGDIMGDVTSRRGRVEGMEARGPAQSIKAFVPLSEMFGYATALRSNTQGRGTFTMHFDHYEEVPKSISEEIIKKNAGE is encoded by the coding sequence ATGGCTAGAGATTTCTCCTTGGAAAAGACACGTAATATTGGTATTATGGCGCACATTGATGCAGGTAAAACCACTACTACTGAGCGTATTCTTTTCTATACAGGACGTATTCATAAAATTGGTGAAACCCATGAAGGTGCATCACAGATGGACTGGATGGAACAAGAGCAGGAACGTGGAATCACAATCACGTCTGCTGCAACAACAGCCGCATGGAAAGAACATCGCATAAACATCATTGATACACCAGGCCACGTCGATTTCACAGTTGAAGTGGAACGTTCATTGCGTGTACTTGATGGTGCGGTAACAGTACTTGATGCGCAATCAGGTGTAGAACCACAAACAGAAACAGTATGGCGTCAAGCCACAACATACGGTGTACCGCGTACTGTATTCATTAACAAAATGGATAAAATCGGTGCAGACTTCTTGTACTCTACAGGAACGCTAAAAGAACGTTTGGGTGCAAACGCACATCCAGTACAGCTTCCTATTGGAGCTGAAGATGATTTTGAAGGTATCATTGATCTAGTAACAATGAAAGCATTTTACTATGAAGATGATTTGGGCACACGTGCAGATTCCCGCGAAATTCCTGCTGAGTACAAAGACAAAGCAGAAGAATTACGCGCTGGCTTAATCGAAGCAGTTTCTGAATTAGACGAAGATTTAATGATGAAATATCTTGAAGGTGAAGAGATTTCGAACGAAGAGCTTAAGAAAGCAATTCGTCAAGCTACATTAAATGTTGAATTCTACCCGGTATTTTGTGGTTCAGCATTTAAAAATAAAGGTGTTCAATTGATGCTTGATGGTGTAATTGATTACTTGCCTGCACCAACTGACGTTCCTCCAATTGAAGGTATCGTACCAGGCACAGAAGAAGAAGTTACACGTGCATCAGATGACAAAGCACCTTTCTCAGCTCTAGCATTTAAAGTTATGACAGACCCTTACGTTGGTAAATTAACATTCTTCCGCGTATACTCTGGAACTTTGGATTCTGGATCTTATGTGAAAAACTCTGTGAAAGATAAGCGTGAGCGCGTAGGTCGTATCCTGCAAATGCATGCTAACTCCCGTGAAGAGATATCAACTGTTTATTCAGGTGAAATTGCTGCAGCGGTAGGATTGAAGGATACTTCAACTGGGGATACACTTTGTGACGAGAAGAATCTTGTTATTCTTGAATCAATGGACTTCCCAGAACCAGTTATTGGGGTTGCAATTGAACCTAAAACAAAGGCCGACCAGGATAAAATGGCAATTGCTTTAGGAAAACTAGCTGAAGAAGATCCTACTTTTAGAACGGAAACTAACGTAGAAACTGGTCAAACTATTATCTCAGGTATGGGTGAACTTCACCTTGATATTATCGTAGACCGTTTGAAACGTGAATTTAAAGTAGATGCCAATGTCGGAGCTCCACAGGTTGCATACCGTGAAACGTTCCGTGGTTCAGCTGAAGTCGAAGGTAAATTCGTACGTCAGTCAGGCGGACGTGGACAATACGGTCACGTTTGGGTTAAATTTGAACCAAACGAAGAAGGCGCTGGCTTTGAATTCACTAATAAAATCGTTGGGGGAACTGTACCGCGTGAATACATTGGTTCTGTTGAAACTGGTATTAAAGAAGCAACAGAAACTGGTGTATTAGCTGGGTACCCACTAATTGATATCAAAGCAACACTTTACGATGGTAGTTATCATGATGTTGACTCAAACGAGATGGCATTTAAGATAGCTGGTTCAATGGCGCTAAAAGCCGCTAAAAGCAAATGTAAGGCGGTATTGCTTGAGCCGATTGAAAAAGTTGAAATCGTAATTCCAGAAGAATACATGGGAGATATCATGGGAGACGTAACATCTCGCCGTGGACGTGTAGAAGGTATGGAAGCGCGAGGACCAGCTCAATCAATTAAAGCATTTGTTCCACTTTCAGAAATGTTTGGTTATGCGACAGCATTACGTTCAAACACACAGGGACGCGGAACATTCACGATGCATTTTGATCATTATGAAGAAGTGCCAAAAAGCATCTCTGAAGAAATTATCAAAAAAAATGCTGGTGAATAA
- the rpsG gene encoding 30S ribosomal protein S7, producing MPRKGPIPKRDVLPDPLYNSKLVTRLINQIMIDGKRGKAQKILYNAFTLIQERSGQNAMEVFEQAMKNVMPVLEVRARRVGGSNYQVPMEVRPERRQALGLRYVVNYSRLRGEKTMEERLANEILDASNNTGAAVKKREEMHKMAEANKAFAHYRW from the coding sequence ATGCCACGTAAAGGACCAATACCTAAACGCGATGTCTTGCCGGATCCACTTTATAACTCAAAATTAGTGACTCGTTTGATTAACCAAATCATGATTGACGGAAAACGAGGAAAGGCACAAAAGATTCTTTATAATGCATTTACACTGATTCAAGAACGCAGTGGTCAAAATGCAATGGAAGTTTTTGAACAGGCAATGAAAAATGTAATGCCAGTATTAGAAGTACGTGCACGCCGGGTTGGTGGTTCTAACTACCAAGTACCGATGGAAGTACGTCCTGAACGTCGTCAGGCATTAGGACTTCGTTATGTTGTAAACTACTCACGCTTGCGCGGGGAAAAGACAATGGAAGAACGTCTTGCTAATGAAATTCTTGACGCTTCAAACAATACTGGAGCAGCTGTTAAAAAACGCGAGGAAATGCACAAAATGGCAGAAGCAAATAAAGCATTTGCTCACTACCGCTGGTAA
- the rpsL gene encoding 30S ribosomal protein S12 — MPTINQLVRKGRVNKPRKSDSPALNRGYNSFKKKLTNENSPQKRGVCTRVGTLTPKKPNSALRKYARVRLSNNMEVTAYIPGIGHNLQEHSVVLIRGGRVKDLPGVRYHVVRGALDTAGVEGRAQGRSKYGTKRPKK, encoded by the coding sequence ATGCCTACTATTAATCAACTTGTACGCAAAGGTCGCGTAAACAAACCAAGAAAGTCTGACTCTCCTGCACTTAACAGAGGGTACAACAGTTTCAAAAAGAAACTAACGAATGAAAACTCACCGCAAAAGCGTGGTGTTTGCACTCGTGTTGGTACGTTGACACCTAAGAAACCAAACTCAGCACTTCGTAAGTATGCACGTGTTCGTTTATCTAACAACATGGAAGTTACTGCGTATATCCCTGGGATTGGACACAACTTGCAAGAACATAGTGTTGTATTAATCCGTGGTGGTCGTGTAAAAGACTTGCCAGGTGTGCGTTACCATGTAGTTCGTGGTGCGTTGGATACAGCGGGTGTAGAGGGACGTGCACAGGGCCGTTCTAAATACGGTACAAAACGCCCTAAGAAATAA
- a CDS encoding 50S ribosomal protein L7ae-like protein — MSYEKVTKDQSRLIIGTKQTLKAMKNGVVSEVFLADDADKQLTEKIADLASELDIPCLRVDSMKKLGTACGIDVGASAVAIKKG, encoded by the coding sequence ATGTCTTATGAAAAAGTAACCAAAGATCAGTCACGTTTAATAATCGGGACAAAGCAAACACTCAAAGCTATGAAAAATGGCGTTGTAAGTGAAGTGTTTCTTGCTGATGATGCGGATAAACAGCTAACTGAAAAGATAGCTGATTTAGCTAGCGAGCTAGATATCCCGTGTCTGCGCGTAGATTCGATGAAAAAGCTGGGAACTGCTTGTGGCATAGACGTTGGCGCATCTGCTGTAGCAATTAAAAAAGGTTAG